DNA from Campylobacter concisus:
GTTGCCTCTGCTTCCAGGCTTAATAGCCTTGCTACCACTCTTACAAAGCGGACAGTGCTCTGGCTCGTAAATTTCAAATTCAAAATTTCCCAAAGCAAAAAATGGCTTGTCGCTTGGCAGTTTTGCATTTGCCTTAGCTTCATTGCCTAAATTTGCAACCTTGCAAAAGCCACGGTTTGCAAGTGCTGCAAAGCCAACTACCTCGCCACCAAGGCTCTCTATCACGTGCGCTGCCTCAAGTGCTGAGCCACCAGTTGTGATGATGTCCTCGCAAACGATAAATTTCTCGCCCTTTTTCACTTCAAAGCCGCGCCTTAGGCTCATCACTCTATCAACGCGCTCTGTAAATATAAAACGCTTTTTCGCCGC
Protein-coding regions in this window:
- the pyrE gene encoding orotate phosphoribosyltransferase, producing MDLEKIYKDAGAYLEGHFLLSSGNHSQFYLQSAKVLEDPALAAKLADELARVIEKFGIKFDSVCSPALGGILAGYELARAAKKRFIFTERVDRVMSLRRGFEVKKGEKFIVCEDIITTGGSALEAAHVIESLGGEVVGFAALANRGFCKVANLGNEAKANAKLPSDKPFFALGNFEFEIYEPEHCPLCKSGSKAIKPGSRGN